The proteins below are encoded in one region of Triticum aestivum cultivar Chinese Spring chromosome 1B, IWGSC CS RefSeq v2.1, whole genome shotgun sequence:
- the LOC123135804 gene encoding uncharacterized protein: protein MNAIRSALARALSAPKPRPLLARHYASVGGTQPERVAAEMVRYALGGARHQSPSEDAMRILEQGASNLQGGGEGAAEAVSMLMLAMSTLLYRSGRREDAMEKLKATQQVAPSAAFRVAAWEALMGIRMEASQDVSSSMSPNDSVDLSIKEEEIKWSDQDHLKFRVDAIKGLAALLNGEIDSAQTLFGGPNSCYAAVGNNQTENAVFTYGEYLHCTGDFPLATQMYEKVLEAASREDISGNLLAAGNMAPEEVSLGATCSYGQLLSHSGKFDEAEDYLTRALQKAEEQFGSNHPKVGMVLTCVARMYKLKAKSEGSSSIMVQEGLYRKALEVLKAPAINSEDTRRQVDWRDIISLARGEYAELLLIQSNRKAEGERMKEWAEDAWKNHRLTLAQALEFSEASKPTVVDTRIGRVI from the exons ATGAACGCGATTCGGTCGGCCCTCGCGAGGGCGCTCTCCGCCCCGAAGCCCCGGCCGCTGCTAGCGCGCCACTACGCCTCCGTCGGCGGCACGCAGCCGGAGAGGGTGGCGGCGGAGATGGTCCGCTACGCCCTCGGCGGCGCACGGCATCAGAGCCCGTCAG AGGACGCGATGCGGATACTGGAGCAGGGGGCGTCGAACCTgcagggcggcggcgagggcgccgcCGAGGCCGTGAGCATGCTCATGCTCGCCATGTCCACGCTGCTCTACAGGAG TGGAAGACGTGAAGATGCAATGGAAAAGCTCAAAGCAACCCAGCAAGTCGCTCCTTCTGCAGCTTTCAGAG TTGCTGCATGGGAAGCACTAATGGGAATACGCATGGAAGCAAGCCAG GATGTCTCCTCATCGATGTCCCCGAATGATTCGGTTGATTTGtcaatcaaagaagaagaaatcaaaTGGTCTGATCAGGACCATCTGAAATTTCGGGTTGATGCAATCAAAGGACTTGCTGCTCTTCTAAATGGAGAGATAGACTCAG CCCAGACGCTCTTTGGTGGGCCCAACAGTTGCTATGCTGCAGTAGGCAATAACCAAACAG AAAATGCCGTCTTTACATATGGTGAATATCTGCACTGTACTGGGGATTTTCCTTTGGCAACACAAATGTATGAAAAGGTTCTTGAGGCAGCAAGCAGAGAAGATATATCTGGAAATCTGTTAGCTGCTGGAAACATGGCCCCTGAGGAGGTTTCTCTGGGTGCCACTTGCTCATACGGCCAGCTTTTATCTCATTCTGG GAAGTTTGATGAGGCAGAGGACTATCTCACAAGAGCACTACAGAAGGCTGAAGAACAATTCG GTTCAAATCACCCAAAGGTTGGTATGGTATTGACTTGTGTAGCAAGAATGTATAAACTGAAAGCAAAATCTGAAGGTTCTAGTTCAATAATGGTTCAGGAG GGGCTATACAGGAAGGCTCTAGAAGTATTGAAAGCACCTGCCATCAACTCTGAGG ACACAAGAAGGCAGGTCGATTGGAGAGATATCATTTCACTTGCTAGAG GCGAGTATGCCGAACTGTTGCTTATCCAGTCGAATAGGAAGGCAGAAGGTGAGCGAATGAAGGAGTGGGCAGAGGATGCCTGGAAGAATCATAGGTTAACATTAGCCCAAGCGTTGGAGTTTTCAGAAGCTTCAAAGCCTACAGTGGTTGATACCCGCATCGGCAGGGTCATATAG